A window from Cellulomonas sp. C5510 encodes these proteins:
- a CDS encoding LLM class F420-dependent oxidoreductase: protein MRFGLFIPQGWRQDLTGIEPAEHWSVMNGLAQHADDGDVFDSIWVYDHFHAVPEPNGEATHEAWSLMNAYAATTRRVKLGQMCTCMAYRNPAYLAKVATTADVISGGRVQMGIGAGWYEHEWRAYGYGFPRAGERIAMLDEGVQIMKQLWTNGVATLDGAHYQVEGAQLSPLPLQVDGPPLWIAGGGERKTLRIAAEHAQYTNFDGTPAGFAHKSQVLQEHCAAIGRNYDEITRSANYNVVIGATEAEVDDRIAWVEEHYARTVPDKAPGVAEEFRNGPLVGTPEQIVEKLRELEALGMTYAITYFAEAAYDRSGIELFEREVVPALR from the coding sequence ATGCGCTTCGGACTCTTCATCCCCCAGGGCTGGCGGCAGGACCTCACCGGCATCGAGCCGGCCGAGCACTGGTCCGTCATGAACGGGCTCGCCCAGCACGCCGACGACGGCGACGTCTTCGACTCGATCTGGGTCTACGACCACTTCCACGCCGTCCCCGAGCCGAACGGCGAGGCGACGCACGAGGCCTGGAGCCTCATGAACGCGTACGCCGCCACGACGAGACGCGTGAAGCTCGGGCAGATGTGCACCTGCATGGCGTACCGGAACCCCGCCTACCTCGCGAAGGTCGCGACCACGGCGGACGTCATCTCCGGCGGACGCGTCCAGATGGGCATCGGCGCCGGCTGGTACGAGCACGAGTGGCGCGCGTACGGCTACGGCTTCCCGCGCGCCGGTGAGCGGATCGCGATGCTGGACGAGGGCGTGCAGATCATGAAGCAGCTCTGGACGAACGGGGTCGCGACCCTCGACGGCGCGCACTACCAGGTCGAGGGCGCGCAGCTCTCGCCGCTCCCGCTGCAGGTCGACGGCCCGCCGCTGTGGATCGCCGGCGGCGGCGAGCGCAAGACGCTGCGCATCGCGGCCGAGCACGCGCAGTACACGAACTTCGACGGCACGCCCGCCGGGTTCGCCCACAAGTCGCAGGTCCTGCAGGAGCACTGCGCGGCGATCGGCCGCAACTACGACGAGATCACGCGCTCGGCCAACTACAACGTGGTCATCGGGGCGACCGAGGCCGAGGTGGACGACCGCATCGCGTGGGTCGAGGAGCACTACGCCCGCACGGTCCCGGACAAGGCCCCGGGCGTCGCCGAGGAGTTCCGCAACGGCCCGCTGGTCGGGACGCCGGAGCAGATCGTCGAGAAGCTGCGCGAGCTCGAGGCCCTGGGCATGACGTACGCGATCACGTACTTCGCCGAGGCGGCCTACGACCGCTCGGGCATCGAGCTGTTCGAGCGAGAGGTCGTCCCGGCCCTCCGCTGA